One Carassius gibelio isolate Cgi1373 ecotype wild population from Czech Republic chromosome B18, carGib1.2-hapl.c, whole genome shotgun sequence DNA segment encodes these proteins:
- the LOC127977083 gene encoding E3 ubiquitin-protein ligase HACE1-like, producing MMERAMEHLNVQLNRLTRSLRRARTVELPEDSETAVYTLMPMVMADQHRSVSELLLNSKFDVNYAFGRVKRSLLHIAANCGSVECLVLLLKRGANPNYQDISGCTPLHLAARNGQKKCMGRLLEYNADVNICNNEGLTAIHWLAVNGRTELLHDLVQHVSNVDVEDAMGQTALHVACQNGHKTTVQCLLDSGADINRPNVSGATPLYFACSFLWSLMGIKEFKCLCCKDRLIRTQSDEDVPLSVF from the exons ATGATGGAACGAGCGATGGAGCATTTGAATGTACAGCTGAATCGACTGACGCGTTCCCTGCGTCGCGCGAGGACTGTGGAACTCCCAGAAG ACAGTGAAACAGCGGTGTACACCCTCATGCCCATGGTCATGGCTGACCAACACAG GTCAGTTTCTGAATTGCTTTTAAACTCAAAGTTTGATGTCAACTATGCCTTTGGACGTGTTAAAAGAAGCCTTCTACACATTGCTGCCAA CTGTGGATCGGTCGAGTGTCTTGTCCTGCTGTTAAAGCGTGGAGCGAATCCAAACTATCAGGATATCTCCGGCTGCACACCTCTGCATCTAGCTGCAAGAAACGG ACAGAAGAAGTGTATGGGCAGACTGTTAGAGTACAACGCTGATGTTAATATCTGCAATAATGAAGGTCTCACTGCT ATTCATTGGCTGGCAGTGAATGGAAGGACAGAGCTTCTTCATGACCTGGTGCAGCATGTGTCTAATGTGGACGTGGAGGACGCCATGGGCCAGACAGCCTTACATGTGGCCTGCCAGAACGGACACAAGACT ACAGTGCAGTGTCTCCTGGACAGTGGAGCGGACATCAACAGACCCAATGTCTCTGGAGCCACTCCACTCTATTTCGCCTGCAG CTTTCTTTGGAGTTTGATGGGAATAAAGGAGTTCAAGTGTCTTTGCTGTAAGGACAGGCTAATAAGAACGCAGTCTGATGAAGATGTGCCACTGTCTGTATTCTGA
- the LOC127976981 gene encoding zinc finger protein basonuclin-2-like isoform X2, whose translation MSEAICCTVVNCNCDSFKPGKLRRRLCEHCRHGWVAHALSKLKVHHMYQGSQVEIVHSNVVFDICSLMLYGTQAIPVRLKILLDRLFSVLKQEEVIQILNALDWTLQDYIRGYVLQDGAGKVLDRWAIMTFEEEIVTLQQFLRFGETKSIVELMALQDKEGQAVVVQTTRTNSDIRSFIENSMQRPVRLPAKVEAPGCSNGHHFETLVNSMALMLPLQLLNSVPAPCTSTDSSHQEAQMRHEMSDVSLDAAPFDTGPVRAEMLLDAESPKMESEEFNLSGDSSPSTPCTPSIASEIAHMSPENKVRCGEKSGSLKKGRVFCSACEKTFYDKGTLKIHYNAVHLKIKHKCTIEGCNMVFSSLRSRNRHSANPNPRLHMPMNRNNRDKDLRGGLSPRQEDGTEGEKRDFAAISDSRTVSSFIIRNSEPKLHGSLSSMSQSGILFPNLKTVQPVLPFYRSLVTPAELAHTPGSLPSLPLLSSSVPVSTCNMQSGWELVPKKKSRKSSMPIKIEKGELATEGVSEEETPPLSPCTDTEKCDISSMGSKTVDCDVRSGLNSQDTQWDKLTQEDSRIISLSSPSLLHNKQNDEKERVSSKCEEPTNSSQPEQTCSHRPTPFTHSSENCADGCSDPETISPDDKDEQAHPCEICSKTFKNPYSVKMHYRNVHLKEMHMCTVDGCNAAFPSRRSRDREHPDLPHKEPLSQMSVILKESHRMGLVFPMSKSLERASELVEGAVENEAVLDLSTRASAHSSWDSDMGSEEGLPLEDSDESCDRLSIRAAASPPCLSQQTNGSSPITCHLCQKVYSNKGTFRAHYKTVHLRLLHKCKIPGCDTTFSSVRSRNRHSQNPNLHRNFVMNTSLNQE comes from the exons gctATTTGCTGCACGGTGGTGAACTGCAACTGTGACAGTTTCAAACCTGGTAAACTGAGGCGGCGTCTCTGTGAACACTGCAGGCACGGCTGGGTCGCCCATG CCCTGAGTAAGCTGAAGGTTCATCACATGTACCAAGGAAGCCAGGTGGAGATTGTTCACTCCAATGTGGTATTTGATATCTGTAGTCTGATGCTTTATGGGACGCAAGCAATTCCAGTGCGTCTTAAGATATTGCTGGACCGACTCTTCAGTGTTCTTAAGCAGGAGGAGGTTATTCAGATCCTAAATGCACTGGATTGGACTCTCCAGGACTACATCCGAGGTTACGTCCTGCAG GATGGGGCCGGTAAGGTATTGGACCGCTGGGCCATAATGACCTTTGAAGAGGAGATTGTTACGCTGCAACAGTTCCTGCGCTTCGGAGAGACCAAGTCCATCGTGGAGCTCATGGCGCTGCAGGATAAGGAGGGACAGGCAGTCGTAGTCCAAACCACAAGAACCAATTCTGACATCCGCAGCTTCATCGAAAATAGTATGCAGCGGCCTGTGCGTCTGCCGGCCAAAGTCGAAGCACCTGGTTGCAGTAACGGACACCACTTTGAAACGCTTGTGAACAGTATGGCCCTCATGTTGCCACTGCAACTGCTGAATTCTGTTCCAGCACCATGCACCAGTACTGATTCCAGCCATCAGGAAGCACAGATGAGACATGAGATGTCAGATGTGAGCCTTGATGCTGCTCCGTTTGACACTGGCCCCGTGAGAGCAGAGATGCTGCTGGACGCCGAGTCTCCAAAGATGGAGTCGGAAGAGTTTAACTTGAGCGGAGACTCCTCTCCCTCCACGCCTTGCACGCCCTCCATTGCTTCTGAAATCGCACACATGTCTCCTGAGAACAAGGTGCGGTGTGGAGAGAAGAGCGGATCCTTGAAGAAGGGCCGTGTGTTCTGCAGCGCTTGCGAGAAGACCTTCTATGACAAAGGAACTCTGAAGATACACTACAACGCCGTCCATCTTAAGATCAAACACAAGTGCACCATCGAGGGCTGCAACATGGTCTTCAGCTCCTTACGTAGTCGGAACAGGCACAGTGCAAACCCGAATCCACGGCTGCACATGCCCATGAACCGCAATAATCGTGACAAGGACCTGCGGGGCGGTCTGAGCCCGAGGCAGGAGGATGGAACCGAGGGTGAGAAGAGAGACTTTGCTGCTATCTCAGACAGCAGGACTGTCTCAAGTTTCATCATCCGTAACTCAGAGCCCAAACTCCATGGCTCTTTATCCAGCATGAGCCAGAGCGGCATCCTCTTTCCCAATCTAAAGACTGTGCAACCTGTGCTTCCTTTTTACCGGAGCCTGGTGACCCCGGCCGAGCTGGCTCATACACCGGGCAGCCTGCCCTCTCTCCCACTTCTGTCTTCCTCAGTGCCCGTGAGCACCTGTAACATGCAGAGTGGCTGGGAGCTGGTGCCCAAGAAAAAGTCTAGAAAGTCCAGCATGCCCATCAAAATTGAGAAGGGTGAGCTGGCGACAGAGGGCGTGTCCGAGGAGGAGACTCCACCGCTCAGCCCCTGCACAGACACAGAAAAGTGCGACATCAGCAGCATGGGGAGCAAAACTGTGGACTGTGATGTCCGATCCGGCCTCAACTCACAGGACACACAATGGGACAAATTAACTCAGGAGGACAGTCGTATCATCTCGCTGTCATCTCCTTCTCTCCTTCACAATAAACAAAATGATGAGAAAGAAAGGGTGTCCTCAAAATGTGAAGAACCAACAAACAGTTCGCAGCCAGAGCAGACCTGCAGCCACCGACCAACCCCtttcacacacagcagtgaaaactGTGCAGATGGCTGCAGTGACCCAGAGACCATATCTCCAGATGATAAAGATGAGCAGGCACACCCATGCGAGATCTGCagtaagacatttaaaaatcctTACAGTGTCAAAATGCATTATCGAAATGTGCACTTAAAGGAGATGCACATGTGCACTGTGGATGGCTGCAATGCTGCTTTTCCGTCCCGTCGAAGCAGAGATAG AGAGCATCCAGACCTCCCTCACAAAGAGCCGCTCAGCCAGATGTCTGTTATCCTCAAAGAGAGTCACCGTATGGGCCTCGTCTTCCCCATGAGTAAATCACTGGAGAGAGCATCTGAGCTGGTAGAGGGCGCTGTGGAGAATGAAGCAGTACTGGACCTGAGCACCAGAGCGAGCGCCCATTCCTCCTGGGACTCAGACATGGGCAGTGAGGAAGGGCTTCCTCTGGAGGACAGTGACGAGAGCTGTGACAGGCTGAGCATCAGAGCGGCTGCGTCTCCGCCTTGCCTCAGTCAGCAGACAAACGGCTCATCGCCCATTACCTGCCATCTCTGCCAGAAAGTTTACAGCAACAAAGGCACATTCAGGGCCCATTACAAAACGGTGCACCTTCGCCTTCTTCACAAATGCAAAATTCCAGGGTGTGACACTACGTTCTCCTCTGTACGGAGTCGCAACAGACACAGTCAGAATCCAAATCTACACCGTAACTTTGTAATGAATACCTCCCTGAATCAAGAGTAG
- the LOC127976981 gene encoding zinc finger protein basonuclin-2-like isoform X1, producing the protein MSEAICCTVVNCNCDSFKPGKLRRRLCEHCRHGWVAHALSKLKVHHMYQGSQVEIVHSNVVFDICSLMLYGTQAIPVRLKILLDRLFSVLKQEEVIQILNALDWTLQDYIRGYVLQDGAGKVLDRWAIMTFEEEIVTLQQFLRFGETKSIVELMALQDKEGQAVVVQTTRTNSDIRSFIENSMQRPVRLPAKVEAPGCSNGHHFETLVNSMALMLPLQLLNSVPAPCTSTDSSHQEAQMRHEMSDVSLDAAPFDTGPVRAEMLLDAESPKMESEEFNLSGDSSPSTPCTPSIASEIAHMSPENKVRCGEKSGSLKKGRVFCSACEKTFYDKGTLKIHYNAVHLKIKHKCTIEGCNMVFSSLRSRNRHSANPNPRLHMPMNRNNRDKDLRGGLSPRQEDGTEGEKRDFAAISDSRTVSSFIIRNSEPKLHGSLSSMSQSGILFPNLKTVQPVLPFYRSLVTPAELAHTPGSLPSLPLLSSSVPVSTCNMQSGWELVPKKKSRKSSMPIKIEKGELATEGVSEEETPPLSPCTDTEKCDISSMGSKTVDCDVRSGLNSQDTQWDKLTQEDSRIISLSSPSLLHNKQNDEKERVSSKCEEPTNSSQPEQTCSHRPTPFTHSSENCADGCSDPETISPDDKDEQAHPCEICSKTFKNPYSVKMHYRNVHLKEMHMCTVDGCNAAFPSRRSRDRHSANLNLHHRLLTKDHSGTSSLRREHPDLPHKEPLSQMSVILKESHRMGLVFPMSKSLERASELVEGAVENEAVLDLSTRASAHSSWDSDMGSEEGLPLEDSDESCDRLSIRAAASPPCLSQQTNGSSPITCHLCQKVYSNKGTFRAHYKTVHLRLLHKCKIPGCDTTFSSVRSRNRHSQNPNLHRNFVMNTSLNQE; encoded by the exons gctATTTGCTGCACGGTGGTGAACTGCAACTGTGACAGTTTCAAACCTGGTAAACTGAGGCGGCGTCTCTGTGAACACTGCAGGCACGGCTGGGTCGCCCATG CCCTGAGTAAGCTGAAGGTTCATCACATGTACCAAGGAAGCCAGGTGGAGATTGTTCACTCCAATGTGGTATTTGATATCTGTAGTCTGATGCTTTATGGGACGCAAGCAATTCCAGTGCGTCTTAAGATATTGCTGGACCGACTCTTCAGTGTTCTTAAGCAGGAGGAGGTTATTCAGATCCTAAATGCACTGGATTGGACTCTCCAGGACTACATCCGAGGTTACGTCCTGCAG GATGGGGCCGGTAAGGTATTGGACCGCTGGGCCATAATGACCTTTGAAGAGGAGATTGTTACGCTGCAACAGTTCCTGCGCTTCGGAGAGACCAAGTCCATCGTGGAGCTCATGGCGCTGCAGGATAAGGAGGGACAGGCAGTCGTAGTCCAAACCACAAGAACCAATTCTGACATCCGCAGCTTCATCGAAAATAGTATGCAGCGGCCTGTGCGTCTGCCGGCCAAAGTCGAAGCACCTGGTTGCAGTAACGGACACCACTTTGAAACGCTTGTGAACAGTATGGCCCTCATGTTGCCACTGCAACTGCTGAATTCTGTTCCAGCACCATGCACCAGTACTGATTCCAGCCATCAGGAAGCACAGATGAGACATGAGATGTCAGATGTGAGCCTTGATGCTGCTCCGTTTGACACTGGCCCCGTGAGAGCAGAGATGCTGCTGGACGCCGAGTCTCCAAAGATGGAGTCGGAAGAGTTTAACTTGAGCGGAGACTCCTCTCCCTCCACGCCTTGCACGCCCTCCATTGCTTCTGAAATCGCACACATGTCTCCTGAGAACAAGGTGCGGTGTGGAGAGAAGAGCGGATCCTTGAAGAAGGGCCGTGTGTTCTGCAGCGCTTGCGAGAAGACCTTCTATGACAAAGGAACTCTGAAGATACACTACAACGCCGTCCATCTTAAGATCAAACACAAGTGCACCATCGAGGGCTGCAACATGGTCTTCAGCTCCTTACGTAGTCGGAACAGGCACAGTGCAAACCCGAATCCACGGCTGCACATGCCCATGAACCGCAATAATCGTGACAAGGACCTGCGGGGCGGTCTGAGCCCGAGGCAGGAGGATGGAACCGAGGGTGAGAAGAGAGACTTTGCTGCTATCTCAGACAGCAGGACTGTCTCAAGTTTCATCATCCGTAACTCAGAGCCCAAACTCCATGGCTCTTTATCCAGCATGAGCCAGAGCGGCATCCTCTTTCCCAATCTAAAGACTGTGCAACCTGTGCTTCCTTTTTACCGGAGCCTGGTGACCCCGGCCGAGCTGGCTCATACACCGGGCAGCCTGCCCTCTCTCCCACTTCTGTCTTCCTCAGTGCCCGTGAGCACCTGTAACATGCAGAGTGGCTGGGAGCTGGTGCCCAAGAAAAAGTCTAGAAAGTCCAGCATGCCCATCAAAATTGAGAAGGGTGAGCTGGCGACAGAGGGCGTGTCCGAGGAGGAGACTCCACCGCTCAGCCCCTGCACAGACACAGAAAAGTGCGACATCAGCAGCATGGGGAGCAAAACTGTGGACTGTGATGTCCGATCCGGCCTCAACTCACAGGACACACAATGGGACAAATTAACTCAGGAGGACAGTCGTATCATCTCGCTGTCATCTCCTTCTCTCCTTCACAATAAACAAAATGATGAGAAAGAAAGGGTGTCCTCAAAATGTGAAGAACCAACAAACAGTTCGCAGCCAGAGCAGACCTGCAGCCACCGACCAACCCCtttcacacacagcagtgaaaactGTGCAGATGGCTGCAGTGACCCAGAGACCATATCTCCAGATGATAAAGATGAGCAGGCACACCCATGCGAGATCTGCagtaagacatttaaaaatcctTACAGTGTCAAAATGCATTATCGAAATGTGCACTTAAAGGAGATGCACATGTGCACTGTGGATGGCTGCAATGCTGCTTTTCCGTCCCGTCGAAGCAGAGATAG ACACAGTGCAAACCTGAATCTGCACCACAGGCTGTTGACAAAAGATCATTCAGGAACATCTTCTCTCCGCAGAGAGCATCCAGACCTCCCTCACAAAGAGCCGCTCAGCCAGATGTCTGTTATCCTCAAAGAGAGTCACCGTATGGGCCTCGTCTTCCCCATGAGTAAATCACTGGAGAGAGCATCTGAGCTGGTAGAGGGCGCTGTGGAGAATGAAGCAGTACTGGACCTGAGCACCAGAGCGAGCGCCCATTCCTCCTGGGACTCAGACATGGGCAGTGAGGAAGGGCTTCCTCTGGAGGACAGTGACGAGAGCTGTGACAGGCTGAGCATCAGAGCGGCTGCGTCTCCGCCTTGCCTCAGTCAGCAGACAAACGGCTCATCGCCCATTACCTGCCATCTCTGCCAGAAAGTTTACAGCAACAAAGGCACATTCAGGGCCCATTACAAAACGGTGCACCTTCGCCTTCTTCACAAATGCAAAATTCCAGGGTGTGACACTACGTTCTCCTCTGTACGGAGTCGCAACAGACACAGTCAGAATCCAAATCTACACCGTAACTTTGTAATGAATACCTCCCTGAATCAAGAGTAG